From the Drosophila sechellia strain sech25 chromosome X, ASM438219v1, whole genome shotgun sequence genome, the window CGTAAGTGGTTGTGATATATGTAGAGGTTGGTATATAACGTAAATACTTATCCCACCAGCGAGCTGGATCACATGGAGATCACCCTGCAGGAGGCGGCAATTCCCAGCCAGGAGACCACCTACTGGTGTCACGTTCAGCGACTGGAGGGCAATCTCCGGCGTCGCCATCACATCGTCCAGTTCGAGCCGCTCATCCGGACGCCGGGCATCGTGCACCACATGGAAGTCTTCCACTGCGAGGCCGGCGAGCACGAGGAGATTCCCCTGTACAACGGCGACTGCGAACAATTGCCGCCACGGGCCAAGATCTGCTCTAAAGTGATGGTCCTGTGGGCCATGGGAGCCGGCACCTTTACCTATCCTCCGGAGGCCGGCCTGCCAATCGGTGGACCCGGCTTCAATCCGTATGTTCGGCTGGAGGTTCATTTCAATAATCCGGAAAAGCAGTCTGGTGAGTAGTAGGGCGAAATGAAAGTGGGCGATTCTATGAAGATTACACAGCATTATTACAGCATCGCTTGTGTTTGAGAGAAAAACGTTGGCTTATCAATCAATTGATAATATATATCCACAGCGAAATGAAACAATAATGTGAAACTTGCATACCGTTTAACTAATCATATACGCAATATTGTTTCCAATATTAATCATCCGCCCCAATTGTCTGCCTGCCAATTCTCTTTTCAGGCTTGGTGGACAACTCCGGCTTCCGCATCAAGATGTCAAAGACACTGCGTCAGTATGACGCCGCCGTAATGGAACTGGGCCTGGAGTACACTGACAAAATGGCCATTCCGCCTGGTCAAACCGCTTTTCCGCTGAGCGGCTACTGTGTGGCGGACTGCACTCGAGCCGCTCTGCCGGCGACGGGCATCATCATCTTTGGCTCTCAGCTGCATACCCATCTGCGTGGCGTCCGCGTCCTTACCCGCCACTTTCGCGGCGAGCAGGAACTGCGCGAGGTGAACCGCGATGACTTCTACTCGAATCACTTCCAGGAGATGCGCACCTTGCACTACAAGCCACGTGTCCTGCCCGTAAGATCCTTTATCCAGATCATAgttatttataaacattaaTATTGTataattatatgtatatgtatatgtataattatGTGCAATCTATCCGTTGGTTTTTTGTAGGGCGACGCTTTGGTAACCACTTGCTACTACAACACTAAGGATGACAAGACCGCCGCCCTCGGCGGATTCTCCATCAGCGACGAGATGTGCGTCAACTACATCCACTACTATCCGGCCACCAAACTGGAGGTCTGCAAGAGTTCCGTTTCCGAGGAGACGCTCGAGAATTACTTTATTTACATGAAGCGGTGAGCTCTTTCtttattatatacttataatatatttaatagatGTACATTTGTACCGAAAACTGTGACTAAATTTTAGGCAATCAATATTTGGCATCTGCGTGCCGTTGCTTAGCTAGCCGTTTAAGTGATGAGCTATTTCTCTAGTTTTATTCAATTAGGATTGAACGAAAACCCTTTGATTTGGAAAAGTGCCGCAGGCTCATTCCCTCTGTTTTGGCATATCCTTTCCATTTTGTgcctctttttttgttttttttttttttttgctgccctGCCTTTTTTCAACAATTATAACACCCATGCACATTCATCGCATTCTATGCATCCGTCCCGCGGGCGTTTTGCGGCGTTAATGGAAGGAATATTTTTTAATCTACGCAGCGAAGGCGACGACGGGCGACGTCACAATGGGGGGCAGTGGCGGGTATCCAACGAGGGGCATTGTGGGTTTTCATTAAGGGGGTTCTTCCGCTCGGCTCCTTCTGCATCAAAGGGAAACTTTTTGGCATTCCCTTTCGAGGCTCGATTCCGTCGGCGCATTCATAACGGCGAAATGCTCTTTGTTCGCCTCCTGTGACCGCGCCCCCTGACCCCCATCGCCTCCCAGCCCTTTCCCCTATTCCAAGATCCCATTTCCTGGTTTTGGGCCCCAAAAAGGTGTTCGCTAATTGCCAACTTTAAGCAGTCGAGCATCGGTTGATGGCAAAGTTTACATTAGATTAGGGCCACCGCATCGTGGAAACTTGGAATGCGGCCTGTTGGGGAGCATTGTGTTCagccacatccgcatccgcatccaccAGGTGGTGGGAGTCGGAAATGGAAATTGCCGGCCAAAGTTAAAGTTATTGTTGCGGTTATACTTTGGCCCCTTAGCAGGCGTTTGGCCTCAACTCTTGTGATCATATTATGTTCTGCAAGTCTACAATAAACTTAGTATTATTAAAGGCCAAGTAATAAAGGATTAAATTATTCACCCAAATTGGATACGTGCATTTTTTGCATTCAAATTGTGTTTGTTTCATGAAAAAAAACATACCAAACTGATTATAAATGATGAGCTTAGCTTAGAAAAGTTATAATGGGATAACAAGGAATTTTGAGGCATTATTTAGTAAACAATCTTAATTGTTGCCAGTTCGATTTGTGTTAAGATTAAACTTATATATCTGCTTATACATACAATCCTAATCATCGGTTTGTATACTTGCAGCACGGAGCATCAGCACGGCGTGCATCTGAATGGAGCCAGGTCGTCCAATTACCGGAGCATCGAGTGGACCCAGCCGCGGATCGATCAGCTGTACACCATGTACATGCAGGAGCCGCTGAGCATGCAGTGCAACAGGTCCGATGGCACTCGCTTCGAGGGGCGCGCCAGCTGGGAGGGCGTGGCAGCGACGCCCGTCCAAATCCGCATACCCATTCACCGCAAACTGTGCCCCAACTACAATCCGCTGTGGCTGAAGCCATTGGAGAAGGGCGAGTGCGATTTGCTGGGGGAGTGCATCTATTAGGGGCGCCGTACATTAGGCATTAGGCGAATAGGCgaatgggggcgtggcatagcacacactcacacccacacccacacccacacacacacacatacagcaCATGCACACGCACACGGCATGGATAATATGAGGATTTGGATTTCAACAGTCGCCTATGCAAAAGCTGAACTCATTCACCATTCACGTCGAATTGGCAGGCGCATATTCTATTTTGAAAGCTTAACTCATGAATACTTTTGAATATTTAGCTAAAATAGCTTGAATTTAGATCTAACAGCATTGGAAAAAGGTTATTTTACTCCTATTTGGTTAGTTAGTTCAGTGCGATGGCTTATTAACAGTAACAAACTGATAGCCTAAATGTTTTTGTTGACCTTACTTTGAAATTCGCAGGGAAATCAGAGGAATCACTGTAATTTGTATAGCCCTGAGTGGTTTTTTCGCCTTATGGAAGTTAGACTGTAGTCGCTTTGTATTTTACCCTTTATCCACATGGTCATTAGCATTATCAtcgtgtttgtgtgtgtttttttttattgtttgtgtgTAATGGGCAACAGGGCAAAACAAATGTTTTCACTCTTTAAATAACTAATGCATTTACCAATCCTGCCCATGTTGTTCACCCTTTTACTTTcactttgcttttgcttttgctttcgcCTTTGACTTGGCTCGTGTCCTTTGCCCttgttgttttggccagcCTTTGAAATTTGCCGACTGACAGCGCCGCCAGGCTAGAACGTTTAATACGAAACAGCTTACAAAGCatggcccacacacacacacacacgcgcacacacacaagcgcacTGAACTTGGCTGAGAAGAAACTGTAGCAACTTCTCAGCGCCAGCTGAAAAATTAAATGGCCAACTGACTGAATGAAACGGAGGAGCGTACTTAAACGGACAAACTGGCCGGAAACAAGAAGGCCAAGAAATGGGAGGCGAACTCTCACTgtttataatataaatgagCAAACTTTTGATGCAACCCGACGTTGCCAAGTCTAATTACCAAGAAGCTCGGGGAAAGACGGCAGGCGAAAAGGCGGACAAAAatcgaaagaaaaaacaaaattaaattggtATGAGATCTTATTGGAAATGTGAAAAGTTGGCGCGGAGGGGATCATGGGacatggtagatgggctaccAGCAGCCAGGAGCTTACCACATGCACCCATGTGTTTCTTTCACAAAAGGGGAATCCCCCAGTCGCCTCATTCCATTCCCTGTTAATCCAACCCTATCAGTCCTTCACGCTTTTCTTACTTTTCACTACCGTTTCCCTATCGACATAAATGCACCCACACATACACTTACACgtccgcacacacacacacccacaccgaCATACATTTGAGTAAACATGTAATGGATACGTTTAAGTGTAGccaacatacatatgtaagaTGTGATAATTGTTCTATGGctataaatgaaatatatatacacatgaATATATAAACTATGTagatgaaatatttataaaaaacaaaaaccaagcGAAGgcgaaaccaaaaaaaaagtaaaatgtataattatcTAATAAAAACTGACCACCATACCAGAACCATGCATTTTTCATTGACTGTATAGGGGAAGTCAAATATGTAAGTATTGTTCAATTAGTGACTGCTATGGGATGCATTAACACTTAGCAAGTACTTGTTACAATGCCAAATATTTATCAATTAATTACATTGACGAATCAAGTAATTCGCTTGAGTCTCctttcatttgatttttacGCAATAGAATACCGGAATTCGCAGAGTGTTCGAGGGCTTAATTCCCGCCAATAATGGACTCTCGTTTCTCATTGTCCTTATTGGAAATTTTTGATCCTTCAGCGCGCTGACTGACGAGCGgccattttaattgatttttcagTTTTGTGCACAATTTTTGTGTGAAAAGGGGCAAGGACGTGGCGATGGGGGAGTCATGAGAGTATTAAAAACGCTGCAAtccaatttaaagtttttaacgaaacaacaaatattttaatattcattGGCGCCGGGCGTACACgcacacccaaaaaaaaaaaaaaaacaccgaagtgtgggcgtggtgggGCGTGGGAATGAGACAAACTACATTACAGAAACCAAAGTGCTGCACAGAGAACAAATCATGTAAATTGCCATCAATTACAATGTTCTGTCATAGTTTTCGATTTCCCACATTTCTACAGCATTATATTTTAGGCAAATTTATTTGCCTGATTTATTTTGGCAGTCGAAATACAACAGCTTCCATTCCATTAGCATTAATTCATCAGACATGGAAGCCTTCAAGCAGATGACAGACttcgcacacatacacatacgcTTTTCCATTCCCCGCCACTGGAAAATCTAGCGAAAATAAGATGTAAGCGAGGGGAAGGAAGAGACAAACAGAATGAGCGAGAAGAATGAACATTGGAGGAGTGGCGGCGAAATGGGACATATATGTACCATATATGCACTTGTATTCTCAGAgtattttatgaaatattaaataaattaataatttaaaattcaaggCGAAATCACTCGCGCAAGCCACACTTTTAAGCACACctacatatatttttgcacatattttatttttttaactaatACAACTTTAATGCAAAAGTTCTTCTGGTAGTTCAGCGACTTTTTGAGGCCAGTGCTTTgcggagagagagagagagagtggtGTCAGTCGGCGGCAGATGCCCCATTCGTGACTGAGAAAAGTCAACTGGTCCGCGGctacgcggcgtatgcgtaacgcAACCGAACGTAATGGCATACGTGAAGGCATCGCGTTCCGTATCTTGTGCGTCTGTGTGCGTAATCGCTTTTTTCGGTCTGTTGTCATTGCATTTTCACGCTCGCTCAAACACACAAaaagaacacacacacacacaccaaatATACAGGAGCAGAACATTTATTCAAGCCAACCTTCATCGTGACCGCCTGGTTCCGCTTAGTGGCAGTACAGTGAAGCACGGATACAAgtgaaaataatacaaattatgcaaataaaGTAATCATAATGGCCTTGCACTGGCATGTAACTAATTCAATAATTAATCAACTAGTTAACCCACTTCAGCTCGAGttcgttttttttgttttggtttcagAGGTTGCACTGTATAGACCGAGCGGAGGTAACGCTTGATGTAGTCCTTGCCACTGGGACTGAGGCTTAGATCCCGATTTTGGGGCCCGTGCAGCATCCTTGCTGCCAACGGCATttccatacccatacccattccCAGTCGCAGTTTCAGCCGCAGACACATTCTGCTAAAACATTTATCTGCGGCCCAATCGGTGGCGTGTGTGAACGAGCTTTCTGGAATGGCGGACGCGGCCGAGGGACCAAATTTAATGTCACAAACTTTTGATGTGTTCTAATTTATATACAAACAGACAGACGGAGCAGAGCGCAACTTGGGGGGAGTCCGTTGATACCCTTTAAGCGAATATTGTGGCACAAGGCAAAGATGATTCCAAACTGTCAGTTGCAATCACATTACCGTGTAGTATATTCTAAGCTCGTAAATTGCAAATTGTCATAAAttagaaataaagaaaatatatgcataaGTATGCTTGTTTACTTTGAAGGCATTCGAAGGTAGTTCGAAATCGAGCAAAACCCATTGGGCTTCCCAATTAGCCACCTGCGTGCCCCGGGAATCGTTAAAGTAAATTTGTTTTCACGCTTGATGGCGAATTGTGCGACTTGCTTGATCTTTGGCACACCGCTTGCGCCTCACTCCCGTTTTTTAGCCAGATTTCGGCACTTTCATCTCTCCAAACACCGCCCCACATAGCCCACATACCCGACATACACTGCCCTCCAAAAATTTAAACAGCACGCGGTGTTCTTGTTAATATTTCATATGTCATCGCAAGGAGCCGCAGAAACACCACTTTGCTctcttttatttatacattttctttttttatttttattttttatttttatttttattatttttattttttattttttcattctCAGGATGCGCGAAATTTTGGAATTTTCTTGTAAGCGGTCGCAACTCTTAAATCGCTTgcgttaaaaaaaatttgattatGTGACATTTTCGTTCAGCTTTTGTGGGAACATAAAAcgcatataaaaaaaaaacggagggcaaattaaatttgtacaCAGATTCACTTCgtttcgtttatttattttttttttttattttgtttttcattttcgtgGTGGctgattgttgctgttgttgtcatTGCAGGACGAAGAGGCGAAGGACCTCCGCACAGATCCTGTGGTAATTTCATTCCCTTTTATGAAggcttttccgcattttcgGCATCAAGGAGCGAATAAAGTCGGTTACGGCGAACTGATCGACTTTCAGACACCCTCGTTTCAGCCACTCGAAGTTGCTGCATTATATGCGAACTAAAGAAAATTGGTTTCCAAAGTAGTAAATAATTGGTTTAAATAttgaatatgtatatgcagTGAAAATACTTGATAGTTATTACATTTGCATTGGGAAACTGAAAATACTTAAATTGTTATATACTTTCAAATTTAACGTTGCTAAATGTGTTCTTTGATTATTTCTACTATttttactgttttttttttcagatgAAATCGGATAAAATCGGCTTAAATGCGGGGGCGgcaaggggcgtggcagcgggATGAGTCCTTGGAGACCAATTGCGCATCGCGAGCTCTTTTTGTTTCACATTTTTTGGTTGCCGCTTTGTTTtatgcataatttatgcaaaataacCAAGCACAAATTGACATTAATCAGTATGCTTTATTGACTCACCCGTGGCCACTGGTCGCAGGACATTTGCCAGGATAAGCCCTCAAATTCGCAGCCATTGGTGGAATGTCAAGTCGAGATAAAACGCCACTCATGTCCGCTGACATTTCTGGTGCTGTGGTGCTCTGGAGTTCTGGTGCTCCAGTGTGTTCTCCGCTCTGCAGCGACCCAACATTCCTATTACTTAATCAAGAAATTCCTTTTGGCCTTTGACTTTGCTTTTTAGCCCAATCCGCTCAGCGTTAATGGCCTTTGTGGCCTTTGCCATTCGAGGGCATCTTCAATTGCGTTGCTCGAAATGccctatgtgtgtgtgtttgtaaatatatgtacatcatATGTACATCAGTTGAAGTCCCCGAAATGATATGTTTCTGAATGATGGCGAGTGCACAAACCGAAAGGGTATTCTAGATTCGATTCTGAATTTCAACCGTTGACCgtccctttttttgttttgctgatAATGAAAGTGACTTGACATTCCGCTCCCTTGTGACTTGTATTCGCTGGACGTTCACTGGGCGTACGACGGACACCCATCCACTTTGGGTCACCAGCAGCACCAGGAATGCGCAATAAACGTGGTCAGCGGAAGGGGATATGCCAACGCTCGTTTGGCTGCCACCACGCAGAGGATCCAGCGAGTGGAGTGCTTTCCTAGGGTATATTAAGAGCCAACAATTTATATTTCAGCCTATTCATCATTATACTCTGCTCTACCTATCTGCATAATActtaaagattaaaatatgCGCTGATTGTGACTTTATTACTGGAATTAAGGATCGTATACGGATACAAGGCAAAACGGGCTGATTAAATAGACAAGTATATGTAGGCGCACACATTAAATGCATTATTGCATTAAATGCATATTAATGCATTAAAAGGTGCTTTATACAAATTACATGTACACAAAGGGTCCCATATTTGCTGGAACAGAGAGATAATATGGTTTAAAGTATTGAGATTACGCATTTGTTAATGCATTTCACCCTAAATGTGTCCATGTTTCTTTTTAGAATGTTAAACCAAGCTATTGTTTATATAAAGCTCTCATAAGCGAGATCCACTGTTGGTGTCGTTGTAGCCTCGGTTGTCCTGCTGACATTCATATTTGCATTCTCGAAGGGACCGGGAAAATTGTCCAGTTTGTGGGCCACATCCTCCACACGGCAGCACTGCACCAGTCCAAAGGCGGGAAACTCGAGGAGTCTGGCGAAGAGGGTGTTCCTCTGCCAGGACACCTGGTTGCACATCGAGGGGCACAGATTGCTTAAGTCACTGCGATACTGCAAGATCGAAAGGATTGAATATTCCTGATCATAACGCATTCAATGGCATTCACGCACGAAGGGCGAGTTGTGGCCAATGATGACGAACTCATCCTGTCCGGTACCGGTCTTCTCCACAGCTTGCACATGGGCCCAAATGTGGGCGGGAATGGGCAGGGATTTGCCGCTCAGCAGTTCAATTTTCAACGATCGGCTTGCGTTGCATGATTGTCCGGTGGACGTCGGCAGCTTCACGGTACCGGAGACACCCAAACGAATGTCGAAGTGGACACCGATGGCATCATGCATTGCCTTCGTCCAGTGCTTCCAGTTGCCGGAACGCAGAACCTCCAACCAGACGGTGCTCATCAAGTTCTCGTAGCCAACCAAGTGCCTACTAACCAGCTCATCCTGGACCAAACTGCCAACCTGAAAAGTGTTCTCCGTGAAAAACTGCTTCTCCTTCGCCAAGTACGCAGCAAGTTCACTCTTCCTGCTCGAAAAGATATTATGTTAACTATGATTTTAATCAAAGAGGCACTCATCTAATCACAGGAATAGCGCGCCCTACTGAATCCACCTACCTGATGGTCTCGAATAGATATTTTTGGTATCTGATAGGAATATCAAGTCCGATATTGTTAAGTTGTCCCAATTGGATCtacacatgtatgtacatggaacgaaaaagaaaaatacgagaaaatataatatatatattgctcGAAAAGTTACTACAACCCACCTCTGAGACGATCCGGATATTATGGAAACTTGTGGTATAACCAATATATTTCAATTGAGATGCGGCCAAATCGTAGCACAATGCCGAATCTTTAATTAAGCCCTTGCCATCGAATTTTTTCCCTAAAACCAGGGTCATGTCCGtgcaatttggcaatttggtcATGCTCTCAAACAACTTAGGGCCGTCCTCCAGACACTGAACACTAATTATATTATGTTTTCTATCGTTATAGATAAACGTAAACCTCTGATCACTGTCGCAGGTTAATGTAAGTTCAGTCGCGTCAACTGTCTGCGATGACTGGCCGCCGTAATTATCActgaaagcaaaacaaaaatgttcatttgcATATGCCAGTTTATGCTTGAAGGAATGTATTCATCAAGTGGTGCATATATATCACTAATTCCGAAAAAACAAATTTGAGATAAAAATTCCTATTTTTAAGCAAAGGTTATTATAGCATGCGAGTAACATATAATCAAACAGTACACATATGGTAGTCCATGGAAAATCCACTCGAGCATGAAAGGTGAAAGGTGTGGCCCTTTTCACCCTTATATGTTGGCAAGAAATAACAAGCGGAGCCGGAACACCGATGCTCAGTGCACACGTTCCACTTGCATCCTGGGCCAGTACGGAAATAACCATAATGCCCAGGATCACGGCGTTAATCGGAAACATCGCGACGAATTCAAAAGTCAACTGATCGCCCCATTCGGTGTCGATCATTTTTATCGCACTTTTCGATTTGCGATTGTTGACATATTGCGACCCTTTTCCGATTATTTCAACTGAGGTGCGAGATAAGAAAGCGGATCGCAATAATAAGCATTGACTACTataataatatacaaaaattattatattataataatactaTTGATAACCATTCGGTTACAATTTCGATAGAATAAGAACACAcgattggttttttttttatgaacttttgtttattattttttttttttttttgcaaattttctctgttttctttagttttttgttttttgctttttatttattttttgtctcatttcttatagttttttgcttttgtcgGCCATTTCATTAATACTAAGTGTACGCATTAAAggtaaaatatgttttatgttttacGTTTTACTTGTTAATTGGTTTCCTTCGCATTTTCTGCTTACACGCTCTCCTCCATTAATAATAGGCTTACTAAGAATTCTTGTATTTGTATATCTAGAGAATGCTAAAGGGGCCAAAATGATGTCAAGTTTTGTAAATGTAATGGTTTCTATATTCACCCTTTCTGCCAGCGAAAACAGTTTCCCCTTGATTTTCTGCTTCATAATCGtaatagttattattattattaataatattattagttCCTGCATTACGTGCCACACGTAACGTTGCTTTAAAGTTATTCTGTTTAGCGGTAGGCGCTTAAGGCTAAGATCGTTTGCTTTTACGTTTCAGAAAAGTGATTCTTTAGTGAGTTTTTCGCTATATGGTACATACTcctcgactcgactcgaccCACCCTATCCAGCCATCCCGCTATCAGGGTATCAGGGTATCAAGCTATCTTGCTATCTTGCTATCCTATTccttatcatcatcatcatcgtcttcTAGTTAATGCCCTCGTTAGGTAACAACAAAAGATCAACAATTACATGCTAGTATGCCAAATGCATCTGCTAGAACTTGGGCGACTCGATCAGATTGAACAAAATCAAATGCGTTTTGTTCCAACGTCGGGTGatgttaaaatatatatatattggtgttatattcatatatgcaaatatgcTGTTCTTATCAGGGAtgtcaatatatatatattcctgtttatatatatatatgtatttatgtatatgtgtatattgACTGAATTAAAAACTTCTTTTGTTTGAATCGTTTGGATTTTcccaatttttattttcatacaTTTCACGTTTTTCTCCTCATGCGAATTATTCTCaattaaatactaaaattaagtatagaaaaaaaatgtttctCATTTTGCATATGTATTACTAGATACAACATTTTtcgtatttaaatatatatatatatatatatataaatgtatatatatatatgtttctttATATAGAATAAGGTTTGTTTTGTGATCATTTTTCTGTTCTTTACTCgctttcgaaaaaaaaactaatttttacacaaacaaaacgaaatttGCTGCGAGTGTAAGCCGGGGAAAGACACGAACCTATTGACCGCCTCTATATACAAAGACAAGCACGCATCCCTAATCTCAACCACACCCTGCAGTCTCACAACTCATCGCTCTTTGAACACAAATTGAGCGGTGATTCACCGATGATAATGGATCGGTGAATGGAACTGCAGGGCACACACAGGCTCACGCACAGAGTAAATAGAAATCAGAACCCCAAACGTAtgtcaaatatatataaaaaaaaaaaaaatggtgcATGATACAGTTACAATTTGGTTAGGTTCGACACAGATAGTTGCTATCATAAATCCTACTGCTATTTCAGGATCAGAGTCCCCGATGGAAAGATGATCTGGAAGGACCCATGGATC encodes:
- the LOC6620197 gene encoding tyramine beta-hydroxylase produces the protein MLKMPLQLSSQDGIWPARSRRLHQHHQLAYHHQKQQQQQKQKQNGVQQGRSPTFMPVMLLLLMATLLTRPLSAFSNRLSDTKLHEIYLDDKEIKLSWMVDWYKQEVLFHLQNAFNEQHRWFYLGFSKRGALADADICFFENQNGFFNAVTDTYTSPDGQWVRRDYQQDCEVFKMDEFTLAFRRKFDTCDPLDLRLHEGTMYVVWARGETELALEDHQFALPNVTAPHEAGVKMVQLLRADKILIPETELDHMEITLQEAAIPSQETTYWCHVQRLEGNLRRRHHIVQFEPLIRTPGIVHHMEVFHCEAGEHEEIPLYNGDCEQLPPRAKICSKVMVLWAMGAGTFTYPPEAGLPIGGPGFNPYVRLEVHFNNPEKQSGLVDNSGFRIKMSKTLRQYDAAVMELGLEYTDKMAIPPGQTAFPLSGYCVADCTRAALPATGIIIFGSQLHTHLRGVRVLTRHFRGEQELREVNRDDFYSNHFQEMRTLHYKPRVLPGDALVTTCYYNTKDDKTAALGGFSISDEMCVNYIHYYPATKLEVCKSSVSEETLENYFIYMKRTEHQHGVHLNGARSSNYRSIEWTQPRIDQLYTMYMQEPLSMQCNRSDGTRFEGRASWEGVAATPVQIRIPIHRKLCPNYNPLWLKPLEKGECDLLGECIY
- the LOC6620158 gene encoding LOW QUALITY PROTEIN: uncharacterized protein LOC6620158 (The sequence of the model RefSeq protein was modified relative to this genomic sequence to represent the inferred CDS: inserted 1 base in 1 codon) — its product is MFPINAVILGIMVISVLAQDASGTCALSIGVPAPLVISXPTYKGEKGHTFHLSCSSGFSMDYHIDNYGGQSSQTVDATELTLTCDSDQRFTFIYNDRKHNIISVQCLEDGPKLFESMTKLPNCTDMTLVLGKKFDGKGLIKDSALCYDLAASQLKYIGYTTSFHNIRIVSEIQLGQLNNIGLDIPIRYQKYLFETIRKSELAAYLAKEKQFFTENTFQVGSLVQDELVSRHLVGYENLMSTVWLEVLRSGNWKHWTKAMHDAIGVHFDIRLGVSGTVKLPTSTGQSCNASRSLKIELLSGKSLPIPAHIWAHVQAVEKTGTGQDEFVIIGHNSPFYRSDLSNLCPSMCNQVSWQRNTLFARLLEFPAFGLVQCCRVEDVAHKLDNFPGPFENANMNVSRTTEATTTPTVDLAYESFI